A region of the Chloroflexota bacterium genome:
GGAGATTGCTTCACCCTTTTTGGATAAGGCGTGCGCGCACCCTGCGCTGAACACGCCAAGCCCACATTCGCATCCGTTCGCAGTTATGTAGCCCGTCGCGCCTTTCGCAAGTCTTGTGTCCCCCGTTTGCAGTTACCTATCTTTTTCATGTCCATCCCCTTGTCTCCCTACTTGACCTCCGTGCGCTTCTTCGGCTAGAATGCGGGCATAGAAGCCCCGCACACCAACGCGAAGGAGACGACACGCATGGAAACCAAGCCAGGCGCGCAAATCAGCACAAGGGCCTTCCTGCAATCGGTGGTCATCCTCTTGATCCTGATGGTGGCGGCGGGCGTGTTGACCCGCGTGCTGCCCGCGGGCGCGTACCAGCGGACGCTGGAATCCGGGCGCGAAATGCTGGTGCCCGATTCGTTCCAGTTCACCGCGCGCCCCGACTACCCCATCTGGCGATGGTTCACCGCGCCCGTAGAGGTGCTGTGGGCGCCGGGCAGCATCGTCGTCATCATGATCATCGTGTTCATCCTCATGGTGGGCGGCGCGTTCGCCGTGCTGGATGCCAGCGGCATCTTGCGGGCAGGCATTGCCAAGATCGTGCAGTGGGCCGGCGGACGCAAGTATCTGCTCTTGGTCAGCGTCTCGTTTTTCTTCATGGCGCTGGGCGCCTTCTTCGGCATCTTTGAGGAAGTCGTCCCGCTGGTGCCCGTGATGCTCGCCCTGTCGTTCTACCTCGGCTGGGATTCGCTGGTGGGCCTGGGCATGAGCATCCTGGCCACCAACATGGGGTTCTCGGCGGCCATCACCAACCCATTCACCATCGGCGTCGCGCAGAAGATCGCCGAGTTGCCGCTGTTCTCGGGGGCATGGCTTCGTGTCCTCATCTTCCTGTGCCTGTACGCGCTGCTGGCCGTATTCCTCGTGCGATACGCCAGAAAGGTGGAGCGCAAGCCCGAAGCGTCGCTGGTGTACCGCGAAGACCAGGCCGAACGCGCGCGCTTCGCTGCTTCGGGGGTGGACTTTTCCGCTGCCGCGCCCGGGCTGGGCAAGGCGACCGCATGGTTCGGCGTCTGCGTGCTTCTCATCGTGCTGACGCTGGTGGCTGGGCCGTTCGTCCCCGCTCTGTCGGATTTCGCTCTGCCGCTGGTGGGCCTGCTGTTCCTCGTCGGCGGCGTGGGCGCGGGGCTAATCGCGCAGGAGGACAAGAGGGCGGTATGGAAGGCCCTCGCCCAGGGCATCGGCGGCATCGCCCCGGGCATCGTGCTCATCCTGATGGCCGTGAGCATCAAGCACATCGTCGTCAGCGGCGGGGTGATGGACACCATCTTGCACTACGCCGCGCGCCCGTTCACCCAGACCAGCCCTGCGCTGGCCGCGCTGGCTATCTACGCGCTGGCGCTGGTGATGGAAGTTTTCGTGGCATCCGGTTCGGCCAAAGCCTTCCTGATGATGCCGATTCTCATCCCGCTGGCCGATCTCGTCGGCGTAACCCGACAGGTGACCGTAACGGCCTACTGCTTCGGCGACGGCTTCTCCAACCTGATGTATCCCACCAACCCGGTGCTCCTCATCGTGCTCGGCCTCACGGCGGTTACCTACGCCAAGTGGCTGCGATGGTCGCTGAGGTTGTGGGTCTGGGTAATTCTGGCGACGGCGGCGTTCCTGATCATCGGCACGGCCATCGGCTACGGGCCGTTCTAGCCATCGCGGGCGTGCCGCCTCACGAGAATGAAAGGAGGGACGAACACAACCATGTCTACCCAAACGGAATGGCTCATCACCCGCGCCCGCGTGGCGACGCTGGGGGCGCAACCGCAACTGATAGACGACGGCGCGCTGCTCATCCAGGGCGACCGCATCGCCGCCATCGGCTCCACTGCTGAACTGACCGCGCGATTCCCGCACGCCGAACGCTGGGATGCGGGCGGCCAACTCGTGATGCCCGCCGCCATCTGCGCACACACGCATTTCTACGGGGCCTTCGCCCGCGGGATGGCGATCCCGGGCGACCCCGCCGCAAACTTCCCGCAGATTCTGGAGCGCCTGTGGTGGCGGCTGGACAAGGCACTGACACTGGAGGACGTGCGCTACTCGGCGCTGGT
Encoded here:
- a CDS encoding YfcC family protein; protein product: METKPGAQISTRAFLQSVVILLILMVAAGVLTRVLPAGAYQRTLESGREMLVPDSFQFTARPDYPIWRWFTAPVEVLWAPGSIVVIMIIVFILMVGGAFAVLDASGILRAGIAKIVQWAGGRKYLLLVSVSFFFMALGAFFGIFEEVVPLVPVMLALSFYLGWDSLVGLGMSILATNMGFSAAITNPFTIGVAQKIAELPLFSGAWLRVLIFLCLYALLAVFLVRYARKVERKPEASLVYREDQAERARFAASGVDFSAAAPGLGKATAWFGVCVLLIVLTLVAGPFVPALSDFALPLVGLLFLVGGVGAGLIAQEDKRAVWKALAQGIGGIAPGIVLILMAVSIKHIVVSGGVMDTILHYAARPFTQTSPALAALAIYALALVMEVFVASGSAKAFLMMPILIPLADLVGVTRQVTVTAYCFGDGFSNLMYPTNPVLLIVLGLTAVTYAKWLRWSLRLWVWVILATAAFLIIGTAIGYGPF